A genomic window from Nicotiana sylvestris chromosome 11, ASM39365v2, whole genome shotgun sequence includes:
- the LOC138881478 gene encoding uncharacterized protein, with translation MWFEKKGKLSLRYVGPYKIIQRIGQVAYKLERPPEMSQVHQVLHVFMLKKVVRDPSLIVLVETIEVNEELSYEEIPVAILDRQVQKFRNKEIASVKVLWQSQQVDEVTWEAEEEMKKKYSDLFE, from the coding sequence aTGTGGTTtgagaagaaagggaaattgagtctgaggtatgtcgggccgtacaaaatcattcaaaggattggtcaggtggcgtaCAAACTGGAGAGGCCACCTGAGATGTCACAAGTGCACCAGGTACTCCATGTGTTTATGTTAAAGAAGGTAGTTAGAGATCCGTCGCTTATTGTGCTAGTTGAGACTAtcgaggttaatgaagaactatcatatgaagaaattccagttgccattcttgataggcaagtccaaaagtttagaaataaagaaattgcctccgtgaaagtgttatggcaaaGCCAGCAGGTTGATGAGGttacttgggaggccgaggaagaaatgaaaaagaagtactCCGATTTGTTTGAATAG
- the LOC138881477 gene encoding uncharacterized mitochondrial protein AtMg00860-like codes for MDLMNRVFKSFLDFFVIVFIDDILVYSRSREDHIDYLRAVLQNLPQHQLYAKFSKCGFWLEFVTFLGHVVSREGIKVDPQNISVVKNWPRPITRTEIRNFLGLVGYYRKFMAGFSTLASPLTKLT; via the coding sequence ATGGATCtcatgaatcgagtcttcaagtcTTTTCTGGACTTCTTTGTAatagtgttcattgacgatattcttgtgtattcacGAAGTCGAGAGGACCACATCGATTATCTTAGGGCAGTTCTGCAGAATCTTCCCCAACACCAATTGTATGCGAAGTTTTCAAAATGTGGATTTTGGCTTGAATTTGttacattcttgggtcatgttgtctCTAGAGAAGGAATTAAGGTTGATCCTCAAAATATTTCAGtggtgaagaattggcctagacctataACTCGAACAGAGATTCGCAATTTCTTGGGCTTAGTAGGGTATTACAGGAAGTTTATGGCGGGGttctctactcttgcctctccattgactaaattgacgtaG